The window CTTTAAAATTGAGGTCCTGATCTATGCCGGAAATTAGGATGTTAAATTTTTTCTTTAATTAAGCTTTATCAATGTATTTTCAATGTTTCGAATAACTTTTCCGTTATATGAAATAATAATACAAAAATTAAAAGCGAGGAATCCTATGAAAAATAAGGCAAAAGGTCTTACTGCAGGCCGCTTAACGATGATGGCTCTGGGAACCGTAATCGGAGGTTCCTTTTTTTTAGGCTCATCGGTTGCCATACAGGCTGCCGGCCCGGCAATTATTCTTTCTTATCTGATTTGCGCTGTTATGGTTTATTTCATTTTATTTGCGCTTTCAGAAATGACGGTATCCAATCCGGATTCTGCTTCTTTCCGAACATTTGCTTCTCAGTATATAAACAGTGGCACAGGCTTTGTGGTGGGCTGGGTCTATTGGACCGGAATGGTCATTTCCATGTCCAGCGAGGCTACCGCCGTTGCCTTGCTATTCCGGACATGGTTTCCGGACGTTTCAATCCCAATTCTGGGCACTGCTTTGATCGTCGGGGTCACGTTATTAAATCTTTTGGGTGCAAAACAGCTAAGTCATCTGGAAAGTGTTCTGTCAGCAATAAAGATTATTGCTATTATCGGATTTATTCTTTTAGGTTCCATGATCGTATTGGGTGTATTACCTGGCTCCCGTCCCTTAGGAAGCAGCATATTGCGATCAGAGCCATTTCTCCCCGGGGGCTTAAAAAGCCTGGCAGGAAGCATGCTGATCGTTTTATTCACCTATGCAGGTTTTGAAATCATCGGACTGGCTGCCAGCGAAACAGAAAATAAACAAAAAAATGTGCCCCGCGCCATCCACTTAACGGTTTTCTGGCTGGTAACACTATACATTCTGTGTATTTCAGTTCTTTTGCTGCTGGTCCCCAGCGATTCGTTAAGCGAAAACGTAAGCCCCATGGTTACGGCCTTAAACCGCTACCAAATGACCTGGGCCGGCACTGCCATGACAGTTATATTAATCAGTGCAATTTTGTCTACTATGCTGGCCGCCATGTTTGGAATCGGAAGAATGCTCCGTTCTCTTGTGGATGAACGGCTTGGTCCTGCATTCTTAAAGGACAAAACCGATGTCCCCTACCGGGGAATCTTATTTTCCGGCTTATGTATGATGCTGTTTCTGTACGTTGGACTGCTTCTTCCGGGAGTCTATCTGTTTTTGATCAGCTCCGGGGGATTCGCTTTGCTTTTCACTTATATTGTGCTCATGTTTACTCATATCCGTTTCCGGAAAAAGAACGGGAAACCGGAAGGAAACTGCCGTCTGTGCGGATTTCCCTACAGTTCCCTGTTTACCATGGCCGGACTGATCATAGCCATGTTCAGCATGCCATTTTTAAAAGGACAAACCTTGGGGTTCCTTGCGGGTATTGTTCTCGTTGCTTTTTTTACGGTCTGCTATGCAATTGTAAAGGCAACAAGCAAACGGAAACTGCCCCAACAGAAACAATATCCGGCGGGAACACAGGAGCATCGGCGTATTTTAACGGAATTTTCAGAAGAAATTTATGATCCGGATATGGAGAAGAAATGATATTTTTACTCAAAATATAATATTTTTTTCCAGGGTCCTGCCGGTTAGACGTAAATAACTTTTGAGCTAAATTATTTATGGCAAGCGGTGGTTTTGAAAAGTACGCAATCAAAGCTACCGCTTTTTTTGATAAGAAAATAGGAATAAAAGCTGAACACAAATGAGATTCTGGAAGAAGCAACAAAAATTGTATTCAATGGATTGGACTTGTGTCAATAACATACATATCAAAAGTTTAACTTTTGCTTCTGATTATCAGGCGGCCTTAGAATCTTTTCGTATAATCTTTCGGAATATAAGGGAAAAGATATTTTTATTGCAAAGATCATATTATATACATAAAAACTGTGGTTACGAAAGCAAAATAACAGATATGTGAAACAACATGACAGGGCAGCTTGAAATATCCATAAAAGAACGTTTATTCATAAAAGGCTTGCCCGTAAAAAAGTATGTGTGTACAGATATAATGATTATAAGAAAAAACGGAAGAGGCCGGGTGATCTCTTCCGTCTGGAAATTGCGTAATTTCGTATTGGTATCAGTTCTTTGTTTCGTTTAGAGAACAACTGAAGACTTCTGCCTTCCAGTTCTTCTATCATATGATCCGCCGCTGAGGAATCGATCGCACTGACTGATTTAACTCTCCTATTTCTTTATACATCTCCAGCACAGCCTTACAAGCTCAGACAGCACAACCACGCTGGACGCCGTTCCGAAGAGTTTACCCCACATCATAAGATCAAGTGGAATTGTACCAAAGAATGCACCGGCAAACTGAATAATGATTACCTGCAGAATAAAGGTGGTGCCAACTACCAGCAGCATGAGCTTGTTTTTTAATAAATTCTTAAAAATACTGTTGCTATGAAGTTCACGGCAATTAAAAGCATTGAAAAGCTGGAACAATGCAAACAGCGTAAATAAAACTGTCGGCATTTGGTCTGTTGTTGCATCCAAAAAGTTAAAGAGATACTGACACAGAAAAATGACAGACATATAAACACCTGTGACAGCAATCCGGCCCAGCATCGCTTTTGATACAATGCTTTCGCCCCGCTTTGTGGGCTGCCGTGTCATCAGATCATCGTAGTTTGGCTCCAAACCCAGGGTCAATGCGGGAGGGCCGTCCATTATAATATTAATCCACAATAATTGTAAGGCAGTGAAGGGTGCTTTTAATCCCAAAAGAATCGACGTAAATACAACAATGACTGACGAAAGGTTTACAGTCAGCTGGAAGCAGATAAACCGCTTGAAGTTTTCATAAATATTGCGCCCCCACTCCACTGCCTTGACAATGGTGGAAAAGGAATCATCCAGCAGAACAATGTCGCTTGCCTCCTTGGAAACCTCTGTGCCGGAAATCCCCATTGCAATTCCCACATCAGCATTTTTTAACGCCGGAGCATCGTTTATGCCGTCACCTGTTACGGCAACCACATTGCCCTGTGCCTTTAAGAGCTTTACAATACGCATTTTAATCGTTGGTGTGCTCCGGGCGATGACACTAATGGTCTGTATCTTAGCAGACAGTTCCTCGTCGCTCATATCCGCAATGTCTTTCGCTTCAACCGCAACAGAACCGTTGTCCAAAATATGCAATTCATTTGCAATGGCTGTGGCAGTTATGATGTTGTCGCCAGTAAGGATTTTCAACCCAACGCCCGCCCCACGGCAGGATTTCACCGCTGCATACACATCTGAGCGCAGAGGGTCGGAAATGGCCACAAATCCGTCAAACACCATGCCGCTTTCCATTGCCTGATGCGCTGTTTCTTCCTCATAATCCCGCATAGAGAGGAGTTCCTTGTGTGCAAAAGCGATCACGCGCATGGCTTTTTCCTGTGCATGTATCATATGCTTTTCAATATGGGCTTTTGCTTCATAAGACAGGCTGCACATGGAAAAGATACATTCTGGGCTGCCCTTGACATAGGAAATAATTTTTCCATCAACCTTTGAAATTGTGGTCATGTGCTTGAGCTCTGACGAAAACGGAAAGGCGTGCAGGACATTGTGATCGCTGCGTTCATCGCGGTATGATTTGCCGCTGCTTTTTCGTCCGGACGAATTCTCGTAGAAGTTCAACAGGGCACATTCGGTTGGATTGCCGATAAATGTACCATCCTCGCTGATATCTGCGGTAGTGTTCAGGCAGATATTATGAATCAGCCAACCGGATACCAGCTCAGCGGTATTCCTGTGCCATTCCGTATCATAAAAAGCACCTACTGTCATTTTATTTTCCGTCAGCGTGCCGGTCTTATCGGAACAGATAATATTTATACAGCCAACCGTTTCGGAAGCAATCATTTTTTTGACCAGGGCGTTTTGTTTCGACAGCTTGATAATATTGATAGAGAGGGACACCGCCACAATTGTGGGCAGCCCTTCCGGTACAGCGGCAACGATCAGCACAATACTGGTGACAAAGGCTTCCATAACTTCTTCCAATGCCAGCCCTTCCTGTACGGCAAAAGAAATGAGCTGGGCAATAAACACGGTAAAAGCGGCGATCACACCAAGTATTGTGATGGTCTTTCCAAGCCGTGCCAGTTTTTCCTGTAATGGCGTACTGGATTGCTTCGATTCTGTCAGCTCGCGGGCAATCTTACCAAACTCGGTAGAATCGCCTACAGAGATGGCAACCATCTTGCAGTGGCCGTTTGTGATAAAATTTCCGCAGTAGAGCATGTTGGCCCGTTCCGCAAGCGGCAGTTTTTCATCCGCTATAATATATTCCGCATCCTTTTTTGCCGGAACGCTTTCTCCTGTTAATGCCGATTCATCAGCAGTCAGACCGACACTTTCAAGCAGTCTGCCATCTGCAGGAATTTTGTCCCCGGTGGAAAGCAAAAGGATATCTCCAGCCACGATTTCATTCTGATCCAGCATGACGGTGTTCCCGTCGCGTATTGCCTTAATGACTGTATTATTACTGATTTGAGAAAGTGCTTCAAAGGCTCTCGCACTTCTTCCTTCCATGACAACAGTAATGATGACCGAAAGTGAAATAGCGGCAAAAATGCCCACACATTCCAAATAATCGGCTTCGCCGCCTGTTACCCCTCGAAAAATATTGACGGCAAGGGCGATAAGCCCGGCCAGAATCAACATGATAATCATCGGTTCCGTGGCGGATTTCCATATCCGTCTGAATAATGATTCCGGTTTTTGCCGGGTAAGGGTGTTCGAACCATATAATTGGCGGTTTTCCTCTGCCTGCTGTGATGTCAATCCTGATTCAGAATCTGTTTTGAGGTGATCCAACAGCACCTCTTTTGTTGTCATAAATTCGTTCATTGCAAAATCTCCTCCATTTATTCCAACAAAAAAGACCCAGGCATGGTTTGTACCATACATGAGTCAAATAAAAAAGACCATGCATGGGAAAACCACACATGAGTCTCGTTTTTTAAGACAAGCCAGACCGCACGGTCAGTATGTTGACTTGCCACGCGAAAAGCCGCGCAAACTACTCCCTCAATTGAGCATTTTTAGTTGTTTTATTAGAATAGCATGTACAGTACCGGTTAGTCAAGGATAACCGGAAACTTCTGATGAACAGCCTCTAAGGAGCCTCTTCCTGGATCTTTCCAAATGGCTGCGGAAAAGCCACGCAGGCGCCGTACAGGGAAAACTGCCGGCAATTAAGGGATATCCATGTGAATTTCTTTAAAACTATATGCACTATATCTTTCCCTATGATGTAAATTGAAAAAAGGCAGATAAAATGGGCTTGTACAACTTTATCTGCCTCACTACAAAAATGAACATAATACATAGTGGCATTTCCCAACAGCACGTAATATGTCAGGCTTACTTGATACTTTCTCATTGGCGGCAGCTGAGTGTGGGATCCTTTCCTTTTATATGATTTTATACTCCCCGTATGTCATATATCACGGATCTTACCATTCAGCCTTTGTTCCATCATAATGTTTCCAGTTGGGATTGGACCAGTTCAGTCCTTCCATAGACACTTCTTTCACCTTTTCTTCGTCGATGATAAGACCCAAACCCGGTTTATCCGGTAAGCCGATAAAGCCGTCCTGGTACTGGAATATTTCTTTATTTTCTACAAAGTCCAGAAGATCAAAGCCTTTGTTATAATGAATTCCCAGTGACTGCTCCTGGATAAAGACATTGGGGCTGCAAGAATCAATCTGCAAGGTAGCCGCCAGTGCAATTGGCCCATAGGGAGCATGGGGAGCAGCTGCAATATCATAGGCTTCTGCCATAGCGATAATCTTCCTGGTTTCCATGATTCCGCCGGCTAAAGCCACATCAGGCTGAATGATATCAATATATCCGCTTTTTAAAATATCTTTAAATCCCCAGCGTGTATAAAGCCGTTCGCCAGTCGCCAGCGGTGTCACCACATGCTCCGCCACCTCCTTAAACGCCTCCTGATTTTCACAAAGCACAACCTCCTCCAAAAACATCGGCCGGAATGGCTCCAACTCCTTTGCCAAAACCTTTGCCATCGGCTTGTGTACACGACCATGAAAATCCACGCCAATATTTAAATCGTTGCCAAAAGTCTCCCGCAGGGCGGCAACCCGTGCCACCACTTCATCAATTTTCTTAAAATTATCAATATAATGAAGCTCTTCTGTTGCATTCATTTTTACCGAGTCAAAGCCTCTGTCAAC of the Lacrimispora indolis DSM 755 genome contains:
- a CDS encoding amino acid permease; translation: MKNKAKGLTAGRLTMMALGTVIGGSFFLGSSVAIQAAGPAIILSYLICAVMVYFILFALSEMTVSNPDSASFRTFASQYINSGTGFVVGWVYWTGMVISMSSEATAVALLFRTWFPDVSIPILGTALIVGVTLLNLLGAKQLSHLESVLSAIKIIAIIGFILLGSMIVLGVLPGSRPLGSSILRSEPFLPGGLKSLAGSMLIVLFTYAGFEIIGLAASETENKQKNVPRAIHLTVFWLVTLYILCISVLLLLVPSDSLSENVSPMVTALNRYQMTWAGTAMTVILISAILSTMLAAMFGIGRMLRSLVDERLGPAFLKDKTDVPYRGILFSGLCMMLFLYVGLLLPGVYLFLISSGGFALLFTYIVLMFTHIRFRKKNGKPEGNCRLCGFPYSSLFTMAGLIIAMFSMPFLKGQTLGFLAGIVLVAFFTVCYAIVKATSKRKLPQQKQYPAGTQEHRRILTEFSEEIYDPDMEKK
- a CDS encoding calcium-translocating P-type ATPase, PMCA-type; amino-acid sequence: MNEFMTTKEVLLDHLKTDSESGLTSQQAEENRQLYGSNTLTRQKPESLFRRIWKSATEPMIIMLILAGLIALAVNIFRGVTGGEADYLECVGIFAAISLSVIITVVMEGRSARAFEALSQISNNTVIKAIRDGNTVMLDQNEIVAGDILLLSTGDKIPADGRLLESVGLTADESALTGESVPAKKDAEYIIADEKLPLAERANMLYCGNFITNGHCKMVAISVGDSTEFGKIARELTESKQSSTPLQEKLARLGKTITILGVIAAFTVFIAQLISFAVQEGLALEEVMEAFVTSIVLIVAAVPEGLPTIVAVSLSINIIKLSKQNALVKKMIASETVGCINIICSDKTGTLTENKMTVGAFYDTEWHRNTAELVSGWLIHNICLNTTADISEDGTFIGNPTECALLNFYENSSGRKSSGKSYRDERSDHNVLHAFPFSSELKHMTTISKVDGKIISYVKGSPECIFSMCSLSYEAKAHIEKHMIHAQEKAMRVIAFAHKELLSMRDYEEETAHQAMESGMVFDGFVAISDPLRSDVYAAVKSCRGAGVGLKILTGDNIITATAIANELHILDNGSVAVEAKDIADMSDEELSAKIQTISVIARSTPTIKMRIVKLLKAQGNVVAVTGDGINDAPALKNADVGIAMGISGTEVSKEASDIVLLDDSFSTIVKAVEWGRNIYENFKRFICFQLTVNLSSVIVVFTSILLGLKAPFTALQLLWINIIMDGPPALTLGLEPNYDDLMTRQPTKRGESIVSKAMLGRIAVTGVYMSVIFLCQYLFNFLDATTDQMPTVLFTLFALFQLFNAFNCRELHSNSIFKNLLKNKLMLLVVGTTFILQVIIIQFAGAFFGTIPLDLMMWGKLFGTASSVVVLSELVRLCWRCIKK
- the dgoD gene encoding galactonate dehydratase, which produces MKITDVIVYTVKPRWIFVKIVTDEGIEGWGEMVSGTKTETVVAGTKEMAKRLIGRNPLEIETLWQELYRVFFRGGPINMTIISGLEIALWDIKGKYYNAPIYDLMGGAARERIKVYSWIGGDRPSDVVKDAQDRVDRGFDSVKMNATEELHYIDNFKKIDEVVARVAALRETFGNDLNIGVDFHGRVHKPMAKVLAKELEPFRPMFLEEVVLCENQEAFKEVAEHVVTPLATGERLYTRWGFKDILKSGYIDIIQPDVALAGGIMETRKIIAMAEAYDIAAAPHAPYGPIALAATLQIDSCSPNVFIQEQSLGIHYNKGFDLLDFVENKEIFQYQDGFIGLPDKPGLGLIIDEEKVKEVSMEGLNWSNPNWKHYDGTKAEW